In the genome of Fibrobacter succinogenes, one region contains:
- a CDS encoding sialate O-acetylesterase, giving the protein MKVSRFVGLFFGLGLAVSAHAAPDPNFHIYLAFGQSNMEGQGDVGSQDKTVDERFQVLWAANNGSCSGKTKGKWATAVPPLAHCQGAKLGPTDYFGRTMVEKTDSKIKVGVIVVAVAGCSIQLFDKDGYANYARSQQSWMTQRINEYGGNPYGRLIEMAKKAQEDGVIKGIIFHQGETDAGDGQWPSKVKKVYDNIIKDLGLGNDVPFLAGEVLRSGSSKGANNNIAKLPQQSKNFYVVSSEGFNQALGDGQNVHFTSQEYRDFGKRYAEKMIEVLGDKVKPVSAESSSSKGSVAEESSSSVARSSSSNVRSSSSRTHRSSDSHNSSSSTAGAVVIGNAAPSLSVGEVSFNHGYLNVPVTLARNGDVKVRLYSVLGNEVASASELMTSGTNNVLFAREKISSGVYLLSVQSASSRVIKRIELGNL; this is encoded by the coding sequence ATGAAAGTCTCGCGTTTCGTGGGCTTGTTTTTCGGTTTGGGGCTTGCCGTGTCGGCTCATGCTGCTCCAGATCCAAATTTCCACATTTATCTCGCTTTTGGCCAATCCAATATGGAAGGCCAGGGGGACGTCGGTAGTCAGGATAAGACCGTTGACGAACGTTTCCAGGTGCTCTGGGCGGCAAATAATGGTTCTTGTTCAGGGAAAACCAAGGGAAAATGGGCTACGGCAGTGCCTCCGTTGGCGCATTGTCAGGGCGCAAAACTTGGACCTACGGACTATTTTGGCCGCACGATGGTCGAAAAGACGGATTCTAAAATTAAGGTGGGCGTTATCGTCGTGGCTGTTGCCGGGTGCAGCATCCAGCTGTTCGACAAGGATGGCTATGCCAATTATGCTAGGTCCCAGCAGAGCTGGATGACGCAGCGCATTAATGAATATGGTGGAAATCCTTACGGTCGCTTGATTGAAATGGCTAAGAAGGCTCAAGAAGATGGTGTCATCAAGGGGATCATCTTCCACCAGGGTGAAACGGATGCTGGTGACGGTCAATGGCCCTCCAAGGTCAAAAAGGTTTACGATAATATTATTAAGGATTTGGGTCTTGGCAATGATGTGCCGTTTCTTGCGGGCGAAGTGTTGCGCAGCGGCTCTAGCAAGGGCGCGAACAACAATATCGCTAAACTCCCGCAACAGTCAAAAAACTTTTATGTAGTTTCATCCGAAGGATTTAATCAGGCTCTTGGCGATGGACAGAATGTCCACTTTACCTCGCAGGAATACCGCGATTTTGGCAAGCGCTATGCCGAAAAGATGATTGAAGTGCTTGGCGACAAGGTTAAACCGGTGTCTGCGGAATCTAGCAGTAGCAAGGGCTCCGTTGCCGAAGAATCGAGCTCGTCTGTAGCGCGCTCCAGCTCATCTAATGTTCGGTCTAGTTCTTCGAGAACGCATCGTAGTAGCGACAGCCATAATTCCAGCAGTTCTACGGCTGGCGCGGTCGTTATTGGAAATGCCGCACCGTCATTGAGCGTTGGCGAGGTTTCGTTTAATCACGGTTACCTTAATGTGCCGGTGACGCTTGCTCGCAATGGAGATGTTAAAGTTCGGCTTTATTCCGTGCTTGGAAACGAGGTGGCGAGCGCTAGCGAATTGATGACTTCCGGCACGAACAACGTTCTTTTCGCAAGAGAGAAAATTTCGTCGGGCGTTTATTTGTTGAGCGTCCAATCGGCATCTTCTCGCGTCATAAAACGAATAGAGCTAGGGAACCTCTAA
- the tsaA gene encoding tRNA (N6-threonylcarbamoyladenosine(37)-N6)-methyltransferase TrmO, translating into MQDITFKIIARIKSDFHEKFGIPRQSGLVQNLRSTIRFEPEFRNADALRGLEGFSHLWIMWIFSENIRSTWSPTVRPPRLGGNKRLGVFATRSSFRPNPVALSCVKIERIDIDGPEGPEIVVSGADLMDGTPIVDIKPYLPYTDAHPEATGGFAEAVRQIKVHVKPSEQLNKLPTEKRSALIEVLEQDPRPAYQNDPERVYGFNFAEFEVKFKVAGEELEIVSIE; encoded by the coding sequence ATGCAAGATATCACTTTTAAAATCATCGCACGTATCAAGAGCGACTTTCACGAAAAGTTTGGCATTCCGCGTCAAAGCGGGCTGGTGCAGAACTTGCGTTCTACAATCCGTTTCGAGCCGGAGTTCCGCAATGCCGATGCGCTCCGCGGTCTCGAAGGCTTTAGCCACTTGTGGATCATGTGGATTTTTTCGGAGAACATCCGCAGCACTTGGAGCCCGACCGTGCGCCCGCCGAGACTCGGCGGGAACAAGCGCCTCGGCGTTTTCGCGACCCGATCGAGCTTCCGCCCGAACCCGGTCGCGCTTTCTTGCGTAAAAATCGAGCGCATTGATATCGACGGGCCGGAAGGGCCCGAAATCGTCGTCTCCGGCGCCGATTTGATGGACGGAACGCCCATCGTCGATATCAAGCCGTACCTGCCTTACACGGACGCCCACCCCGAAGCCACAGGTGGCTTCGCCGAGGCAGTCCGCCAAATCAAAGTGCATGTAAAGCCCTCCGAGCAACTGAACAAATTGCCCACGGAAAAGCGCAGCGCCCTCATTGAAGTCCTAGAGCAAGACCCTCGCCCAGCATACCAGAACGACCCCGAACGCGTTTACGGATTCAACTTTGCCGAATTCGAAGTCAAATTTAAAGTCGCAGGCGAAGAACTTGAAATCGTGAGCATTGAATAA
- a CDS encoding T9SS type A sorting domain-containing protein, translated as MFGKISAIGIAAMTALATNASAEKYEWGNVRFDGGGFVSAIMPSPTVEGLIYARTDVGGIYRWDATSSRWIPLMDWINQNDVGLYGTEAFALDPQDPKKIYVLGGTGYFSKGRTAVLRSSDMGATWDTSYVEMLAHGNGMGRQTGEKLAVDPNKSNIVLCGSRTKGVYKSTDSGKTWTSLYKVALSTATESSLNGVNGVSFVMFDPAQGKLADGSTATIYIGTSETKDNLQVSHDGGATWEVIAGVPSGLMPHRAKIVDGNMYVTFADGPGPYNISRGGVFKYNIAAGTWTDITPFDDNEKEDGTIAHEKNECSYGGIAIDPKDPKHIVVSTLGQYTGRHLFKDGTENYGDRIYVTTDGGENWTFGQHYGDGVNMDENGNKWIHGNAIHWAGSIEFDPFNSKKVWVTSGNGIFQTDDITAKVPVWKFQSVGIEETVPLDIVSIPGGPLVTAIGDYDGAIYTDIKKSYPRHTPIIGTTESMAYAPLSGTLLRTGVITKYYTYESKNFNVMYRSDDLGVTWDSVKTELKGGKGLVVLSADGKVMLHRPDQSATVYRSDDNGATWTAVETGTQTQYARIVADPVDPKTFYVMGAMGTLYKSTDGAKNFTAQDARLQNEGAGEYYNGAGLIRTVPKKEGHLWVPMDQAQVWQPKGFTEYGLAYTEDGGKSWNRCEGASTAISVGIGKAKEGADYETIFIWGAAKSGDPIGIYRSTDKCKTFERVNDDAHQYGGPGNGNFVQGDMNNFGVVYMSTVGRGLVVGAPEGTEFIDVTPTGMNPITIKPGKATLALQNRNLQISVTSESKLEIITVNGKTLLSTNVNGNRSVSLKKLPVGHYIAKVVDANGKLLLKKAIALK; from the coding sequence ATGTTTGGTAAAATTTCAGCTATCGGCATCGCCGCCATGACCGCACTTGCTACGAATGCAAGCGCAGAAAAGTACGAATGGGGCAACGTCCGCTTTGATGGTGGCGGATTCGTGAGCGCCATTATGCCGAGCCCGACAGTCGAAGGGCTCATTTACGCGCGTACCGATGTTGGCGGCATTTACCGCTGGGATGCCACAAGCAGCCGTTGGATTCCGTTGATGGACTGGATCAACCAAAACGATGTGGGCCTTTACGGCACCGAAGCTTTTGCACTTGACCCGCAAGACCCGAAAAAGATTTACGTGCTCGGTGGAACAGGCTATTTCAGCAAGGGCCGCACCGCTGTTTTGCGCTCCTCTGACATGGGCGCCACTTGGGACACGAGCTACGTGGAAATGCTCGCCCACGGTAACGGCATGGGCCGCCAAACTGGCGAAAAACTCGCCGTAGACCCAAACAAGTCTAACATAGTCCTCTGCGGTAGCCGTACGAAGGGAGTTTACAAGAGCACGGATTCCGGCAAGACCTGGACAAGCCTCTACAAAGTCGCCCTTTCTACAGCAACCGAAAGCAGCCTTAACGGCGTGAACGGCGTCAGCTTCGTGATGTTCGACCCGGCTCAGGGAAAACTCGCCGACGGTAGCACCGCCACGATTTATATCGGCACTTCCGAAACCAAGGACAATTTGCAAGTCAGCCATGACGGCGGCGCCACTTGGGAAGTTATCGCAGGCGTACCTTCCGGACTTATGCCGCACCGCGCCAAGATTGTCGATGGCAACATGTACGTGACATTCGCTGATGGTCCGGGCCCGTACAACATTTCTCGCGGTGGCGTTTTCAAGTACAACATCGCCGCAGGCACTTGGACGGACATCACCCCGTTTGACGACAACGAAAAAGAAGATGGTACTATCGCTCACGAAAAGAACGAATGTTCTTACGGCGGCATCGCGATTGACCCGAAAGACCCAAAACACATCGTCGTTTCTACACTTGGACAGTACACTGGTCGTCACCTGTTCAAGGACGGCACCGAAAACTACGGTGACCGCATTTACGTGACGACCGACGGTGGTGAAAACTGGACGTTCGGCCAGCACTACGGTGACGGCGTGAACATGGACGAAAACGGCAACAAGTGGATTCACGGCAACGCAATTCACTGGGCAGGCTCCATCGAATTCGACCCGTTCAATAGCAAGAAAGTTTGGGTAACAAGTGGCAACGGCATCTTCCAGACCGACGACATCACCGCTAAAGTTCCCGTTTGGAAGTTCCAGTCCGTGGGCATCGAAGAAACGGTCCCGCTTGACATCGTGAGCATTCCGGGTGGACCACTCGTTACCGCGATCGGCGACTACGATGGCGCCATCTACACCGACATCAAGAAGAGCTATCCACGCCACACGCCGATTATCGGAACGACCGAAAGCATGGCATATGCTCCGCTTTCCGGCACGCTCCTGCGCACTGGCGTTATCACCAAGTACTACACTTACGAATCCAAGAACTTTAATGTCATGTACCGCTCTGACGATTTGGGCGTTACCTGGGACAGCGTCAAGACGGAACTCAAGGGCGGCAAAGGTCTCGTGGTTCTCTCCGCAGACGGCAAAGTGATGCTCCATCGCCCTGACCAGAGCGCAACCGTTTATCGTTCCGATGACAATGGCGCCACCTGGACAGCCGTCGAAACCGGCACGCAGACGCAGTACGCACGCATCGTTGCAGACCCCGTTGACCCGAAAACATTCTACGTGATGGGCGCCATGGGCACACTCTACAAGTCCACTGACGGTGCCAAGAACTTTACCGCACAGGATGCCCGTTTGCAGAATGAAGGCGCTGGCGAATACTACAACGGCGCAGGTCTCATCCGCACCGTCCCGAAGAAGGAAGGTCACTTGTGGGTTCCGATGGACCAAGCTCAAGTCTGGCAGCCGAAGGGATTTACCGAATACGGCCTCGCCTACACGGAAGACGGTGGTAAATCTTGGAACCGTTGCGAAGGCGCAAGCACTGCAATTTCCGTCGGCATCGGCAAGGCTAAGGAAGGCGCAGACTACGAAACGATTTTTATATGGGGTGCAGCAAAGTCGGGCGACCCGATTGGCATCTACCGCAGTACAGACAAGTGCAAAACGTTTGAACGCGTGAACGATGACGCCCACCAGTACGGTGGACCGGGCAACGGCAACTTCGTGCAGGGCGACATGAACAACTTCGGCGTTGTCTACATGAGTACGGTTGGTCGCGGCCTTGTCGTGGGCGCTCCAGAAGGAACAGAATTCATCGACGTGACACCAACCGGAATGAACCCGATTACAATCAAGCCGGGCAAAGCTACGCTTGCATTGCAGAACAGGAACTTGCAAATCAGCGTCACAAGCGAAAGCAAACTCGAAATTATAACCGTAAACGGCAAGACACTCCTCAGCACGAATGTCAATGGCAACAGAAGCGTAAGCCTCAAAAAACTCCCCGTAGGCCATTACATCGCGAAGGTCGTTGACGCAAACGGCAAGTTGCTTTTGAAAAAAGCGATTGCGCTTAAATAA
- a CDS encoding histidine phosphatase family protein: MHKISRISLAFSGALLSAALLGACSDDNATTPFVNTAATSSSSIQVIAPDQSSSSEATTTSSDSQLQQQSSSSSETLLPPPLSSSSATSTEPTCVETPVATIAVDSLGLADLADVFKSVRCNEKAVFVIRHGERSDGDHTKYSPLTYWENETADSVAGQPTDGVRQAIAVGKKLISADEFTYTHTKYLRTEQTCFYINQGRGQATFPHDSTEIYSISWFKKDSERYDFYKDSTTNVRLVISGWAYDNLYADAFYDLKEKSEEIIKTHIAPDYASMNKFRVICSHDDFILPLSVFASNGTVNYRFHDPASRHWPYFLTGVAVIIDDKNQIRYVSFKGLGIGAE, from the coding sequence ATGCATAAAATTTCACGTATTTCTTTAGCTTTTAGCGGTGCGCTCCTGTCAGCAGCCCTTTTGGGCGCCTGCAGTGACGACAACGCGACAACCCCATTCGTCAATACGGCGGCAACGAGCTCATCTAGCATACAGGTCATCGCCCCCGATCAATCTTCAAGTTCCGAAGCGACAACGACTTCGTCCGATTCGCAACTGCAGCAGCAAAGCTCCAGCTCTTCTGAGACCTTATTGCCACCACCATTGTCCAGCTCTTCGGCTACATCGACAGAACCGACTTGCGTTGAAACACCAGTCGCAACAATCGCCGTCGATTCTCTCGGCCTTGCAGACCTCGCCGACGTGTTCAAGAGCGTACGTTGCAACGAAAAAGCAGTTTTCGTGATCCGCCATGGCGAACGTAGCGACGGAGACCATACAAAGTATTCGCCACTCACCTATTGGGAAAATGAAACGGCCGATTCCGTCGCAGGGCAGCCAACTGATGGCGTTCGCCAAGCCATTGCCGTCGGCAAAAAGCTCATTAGCGCAGACGAATTTACATACACGCATACCAAGTACCTTCGCACAGAGCAAACATGCTTCTATATCAACCAAGGTCGCGGACAGGCAACATTCCCGCACGATTCCACAGAAATTTACTCCATCAGTTGGTTCAAGAAAGACAGCGAACGTTACGATTTCTATAAAGACTCCACCACAAACGTCCGTCTCGTCATTTCCGGTTGGGCCTACGACAACCTTTATGCCGATGCATTCTACGACCTCAAGGAAAAATCAGAAGAAATCATCAAGACGCATATCGCACCGGACTACGCTTCCATGAATAAGTTCCGCGTGATTTGCTCCCACGATGACTTCATTTTGCCGCTCTCCGTTTTCGCCTCGAACGGCACAGTCAATTACAGATTCCACGATCCGGCTTCGAGACATTGGCCGTACTTCCTCACGGGTGTTGCCGTCATCATCGACGACAAGAACCAAATTAGGTACGTATCGTTTAAAGGACTCGGCATCGGCGCTGAATAG
- a CDS encoding sodium-translocating pyrophosphatase — MLSIPSYWYFVPVAAFIALGMALFFYRFMKRAPEGNAKMKEIAHYVRVGAYAYLKKQYRTISVVFVVLFVVFVVLAALGIQNPFVPIAFLTGGFFSGLCGFLGMKTATYASSRTANGAMSSLNRGLVIAFRSGAVMGLIVVGFGLLDISAWFFLLNYIYDNNVWGFGADIASKLSLGAWNADLVANAEWAHAKMVEITTTMLTFGMGASLQALFARVGGGIYTKAADVGADLVGKVEAGIPEDDPRNPATIADNVGDNVGDVAGMGADLYESYCGSILSTAALGAALPMGGLKLVIAPMLVAAIGIVLSIVGIFAVRTREDATTKSLLRSLLTGTLGSSVLILLALLVLVKMDFISMGIFGSVLSGLAAGILIGQFTEYFTSDAYAPTRGIANQARLGAATTIIDGISVGMFSTGLPVVTIVVGIVCAFGCAGGFSDMAMGLYGVGFAAVGMLSTLGITLATDAFGPIADNAGGNAEMAGLAPEVRERTDELDMLGNTTAATGKGFAIGSAALTAMALLASYVEEVKFWLGHLASSAEGVWKVGSVVFANSVNDLANALSGVVGVKFLDGGTRAIAENGDLVGMVASKVSYADFMQIYNLNLMNPMLLGGLFIGAMMTFVFCALTIKAVGRAASAMVEEVRRQFREIPGIMFGTGKPDYARCVEISTMGAQHEMVLPSILAVVVPVLVGLTMGVAGVFGLLAGGLACGFALATMLNNAGGAWDNAKKFVEKGNYGGKGSDTHKSAVVGDTVGDPFKDTAGPSLNILIKLMTMVSVVFAGVIVGFGNMFF, encoded by the coding sequence ATGCTTTCGATTCCGTCTTATTGGTATTTTGTCCCAGTGGCGGCGTTTATTGCTCTGGGAATGGCTCTCTTCTTTTATCGTTTTATGAAACGCGCCCCCGAGGGCAACGCGAAAATGAAGGAAATCGCCCATTATGTGCGTGTGGGAGCCTACGCTTACCTCAAAAAGCAATACCGGACGATATCGGTGGTCTTTGTAGTGCTGTTCGTTGTTTTTGTTGTTTTGGCGGCGCTAGGAATCCAAAATCCGTTTGTGCCGATTGCGTTTTTGACCGGAGGCTTTTTCAGTGGCCTTTGCGGATTTTTGGGGATGAAGACTGCAACGTATGCGAGTTCCCGAACCGCGAATGGAGCCATGTCGAGCTTGAACCGCGGGCTTGTCATTGCTTTTAGAAGCGGCGCCGTGATGGGGCTTATCGTTGTGGGGTTTGGGCTTTTAGATATTTCGGCCTGGTTCTTTTTGCTCAATTACATTTACGACAACAATGTTTGGGGCTTTGGTGCCGACATTGCGTCTAAACTTTCGCTTGGCGCTTGGAATGCGGACTTGGTTGCTAACGCCGAATGGGCCCATGCAAAAATGGTAGAAATTACGACGACCATGCTTACGTTTGGCATGGGCGCTTCGCTGCAGGCTTTGTTTGCTCGCGTGGGTGGCGGTATCTATACAAAGGCGGCGGATGTCGGTGCTGACCTCGTGGGTAAAGTCGAGGCGGGTATCCCGGAAGATGATCCGCGTAATCCGGCGACCATTGCAGATAACGTGGGCGACAATGTGGGCGATGTGGCTGGCATGGGCGCTGACCTTTATGAATCCTATTGCGGTTCCATTCTTTCGACCGCGGCGCTCGGGGCAGCACTCCCGATGGGCGGCTTGAAACTTGTGATTGCGCCGATGCTGGTGGCTGCAATCGGGATTGTCCTTTCTATCGTGGGAATCTTTGCTGTGCGTACGCGTGAAGACGCTACGACCAAGTCGTTGTTGCGCTCTCTTTTGACGGGAACGTTAGGCTCGTCGGTTCTTATTCTTTTGGCGCTTTTGGTGCTTGTCAAAATGGATTTTATTTCGATGGGCATATTTGGTTCCGTGCTCTCGGGTCTTGCGGCGGGGATTCTCATTGGGCAGTTTACGGAATATTTTACTTCGGACGCTTATGCGCCTACGCGCGGGATTGCAAATCAGGCGAGGCTTGGTGCTGCAACGACGATTATTGATGGAATTTCGGTAGGCATGTTTTCGACAGGGCTTCCGGTGGTGACCATCGTGGTGGGTATTGTCTGCGCGTTTGGCTGTGCTGGCGGTTTCAGCGATATGGCAATGGGACTTTACGGTGTCGGCTTTGCTGCGGTGGGCATGCTGAGTACGCTTGGCATAACGCTTGCAACAGATGCGTTCGGACCGATTGCCGATAATGCGGGTGGAAATGCCGAGATGGCGGGGCTTGCTCCCGAGGTGCGTGAACGTACCGATGAACTGGATATGCTCGGGAATACGACTGCTGCAACGGGCAAGGGTTTTGCCATTGGTTCTGCGGCTCTGACGGCTATGGCGCTTTTGGCATCGTATGTTGAAGAAGTGAAATTCTGGCTTGGGCATTTGGCGTCATCTGCAGAAGGTGTTTGGAAGGTCGGGTCCGTTGTTTTTGCGAACAGCGTAAACGATTTGGCGAATGCGCTTTCTGGTGTTGTGGGTGTGAAGTTCCTCGATGGTGGAACGCGTGCGATTGCTGAAAACGGCGATTTAGTTGGCATGGTTGCAAGTAAAGTAAGCTATGCGGACTTTATGCAAATTTATAATCTCAATTTGATGAACCCAATGCTATTGGGCGGGCTGTTTATTGGTGCGATGATGACATTTGTATTCTGCGCTTTGACCATCAAGGCAGTGGGGCGTGCTGCAAGTGCGATGGTCGAAGAAGTGCGTCGCCAGTTCCGCGAAATTCCGGGAATCATGTTTGGAACCGGGAAGCCTGATTACGCTCGTTGCGTTGAAATCTCGACGATGGGGGCGCAACATGAAATGGTGCTTCCTTCGATTTTAGCGGTGGTCGTGCCTGTGCTTGTTGGGCTTACGATGGGCGTTGCGGGCGTGTTTGGACTTTTGGCTGGAGGCCTTGCTTGTGGTTTTGCGCTCGCGACGATGCTCAACAATGCCGGTGGCGCCTGGGATAACGCAAAGAAGTTTGTCGAAAAAGGCAATTACGGTGGTAAGGGGTCTGATACGCACAAGTCTGCCGTTGTTGGCGATACTGTTGGCGATCCGTTCAAGGATACAGCTGGCCCTTCTCTCAACATCCTTATCAAACTCATGACCATGGTGAGTGTCGTGTTTGCTGGCGTTATCGTTGGCTTTGGGAACATGTTCTTTTAG
- the rfbD gene encoding dTDP-4-dehydrorhamnose reductase, protein MKVLVTGVGGQLGHDVMNELAKRGYEGVGSDIAPAYSGVADGSAVTTMPYVPMDITNAAAVAETIKNVKPDVIVHCAAWTAVDLAEDEDKKAKVFAINAEGTENIARVAKEIEAKMVYISTDYVFNGRGTAPWKPDCKDYEPLNVYGESKLKGELAVSGTLEKYFIVRIAWVFGLNGKNFIKTMLKVGESHDTVRVVYDQIGTPTYTLDLSRLLVDMIETDKYGYYHATNEGGFISWYEFTKEIYKQAGLPTKVLPVTTAEYGLSKAARPFNSRLDKSKLVEAGFKPLPTWQDALGRYLKEIGVIA, encoded by the coding sequence ATGAAAGTTTTAGTGACGGGTGTCGGTGGCCAGCTGGGTCACGATGTGATGAATGAACTTGCAAAGCGCGGATACGAAGGGGTCGGTAGCGATATTGCTCCAGCGTATTCTGGAGTTGCCGATGGAAGCGCTGTTACGACTATGCCGTATGTGCCCATGGATATTACGAATGCCGCTGCCGTTGCTGAAACAATCAAGAACGTTAAGCCGGATGTGATTGTGCATTGCGCTGCTTGGACTGCCGTGGACCTTGCCGAAGACGAAGACAAAAAAGCGAAGGTCTTTGCAATCAACGCCGAAGGAACCGAAAACATCGCTCGCGTTGCAAAAGAAATCGAAGCGAAGATGGTTTACATCAGTACAGACTACGTGTTTAATGGTCGTGGCACAGCGCCGTGGAAACCGGATTGCAAAGATTACGAGCCGCTCAACGTTTATGGCGAATCCAAGCTCAAGGGCGAACTCGCTGTTAGTGGAACTCTCGAAAAGTATTTCATTGTGCGCATTGCTTGGGTGTTCGGCCTCAACGGCAAGAACTTCATCAAGACGATGCTTAAGGTGGGTGAGTCTCACGATACCGTTCGCGTTGTGTACGATCAAATTGGAACGCCGACTTACACGCTCGACTTGAGCCGTCTCCTCGTGGATATGATTGAAACGGACAAGTACGGCTATTATCACGCTACGAATGAAGGTGGATTTATCAGCTGGTACGAATTCACCAAGGAAATCTACAAGCAGGCTGGCCTCCCGACGAAGGTGTTGCCGGTGACGACGGCGGAATACGGGCTTTCTAAAGCCGCACGTCCGTTCAATAGCCGTTTGGACAAGAGCAAGCTTGTGGAAGCAGGCTTTAAGCCGCTCCCGACATGGCAAGATGCCCTTGGCCGTTACCTCAAGGAAATTGGGGTTATTGCTTAA
- the mqnE gene encoding aminofutalosine synthase MqnE, whose amino-acid sequence MSRLTEQEALDLFLNAPLDELCARANAEKEARHGKSVYWVNNRQINYTNVCVLHCKFCAFSRIKKDSPTAYDWNYETIRDKAAEAISKGARELHIVGGLHPDHPFDYYIEMLRKLRKEFPSANLKAFTAVEICHFAKISKQTPEQIMATLKDAGLDALPGGGAEILVQSVRDKICPGKETGEEWLDVHRAAHKLGIPTNATMLFGHIEKIEDRIAHMKMLRDLQDEAPGFFAFIPLVYHPEHNALHQIVPNITSEEDILRTVAVSRLFLDNFPHIKAYWIQMGIETAMKALHAGASDLDGTIIEEKITHAAGATVPVGMSPERMKSLITKEGLVPVERDALYEKFS is encoded by the coding sequence ATGTCTCGCCTTACAGAACAAGAAGCTCTCGATTTATTTTTGAACGCACCGCTCGATGAACTTTGCGCACGCGCGAATGCCGAAAAAGAAGCACGCCACGGCAAGTCCGTTTATTGGGTGAACAATCGCCAAATCAACTACACAAACGTGTGCGTTCTGCACTGCAAATTCTGTGCCTTCAGCCGCATTAAAAAAGATAGCCCGACCGCTTACGACTGGAATTACGAAACCATCCGCGACAAGGCCGCCGAAGCGATTAGCAAAGGCGCCCGCGAGTTGCATATCGTTGGAGGCCTGCACCCGGATCATCCATTCGATTACTACATCGAAATGTTGCGCAAGCTCCGCAAGGAATTTCCGTCTGCAAATTTGAAAGCTTTTACGGCCGTTGAAATTTGCCACTTCGCCAAAATTTCCAAGCAAACGCCCGAACAGATTATGGCAACGCTCAAGGACGCAGGGCTTGACGCGCTCCCCGGTGGCGGTGCCGAAATTTTAGTACAAAGTGTACGCGACAAGATTTGTCCGGGCAAGGAAACCGGCGAAGAATGGCTTGACGTTCATCGTGCAGCACACAAGCTCGGAATTCCAACAAATGCAACAATGCTGTTCGGGCATATCGAAAAGATCGAAGACCGCATTGCGCACATGAAGATGCTCCGCGACTTGCAAGACGAAGCTCCGGGATTTTTTGCGTTCATTCCGCTCGTATACCACCCGGAACACAACGCGCTCCATCAAATTGTTCCGAACATCACAAGTGAAGAAGACATATTGCGCACGGTCGCCGTTTCTCGTTTGTTCTTAGACAACTTCCCACACATCAAGGCATACTGGATTCAAATGGGCATCGAAACTGCCATGAAGGCTCTCCACGCCGGTGCATCGGATTTGGACGGTACGATTATCGAAGAAAAGATTACGCATGCCGCAGGCGCCACGGTTCCCGTGGGCATGAGCCCAGAACGCATGAAGAGCCTTATAACAAAAGAAGGCCTCGTTCCTGTGGAACGAGACGCCTTGTACGAAAAATTCTCGTAG